A window of Nostoc sp. PCC 7120 = FACHB-418 genomic DNA:
AGAAGTTATCATGCGGATCTCAATGCTGTGAATCGTCGGCGGCGATCGCACTATTTGCTCGAAGCTGGTTGGAGGGCAGATAATGCCATTCAAGGACTTGGGCGCTCTCACCGGACTAACCAAGCATCTGCACCAGTATTCCGTCCAGTGACCACTAACGTTAGAGGTGAACGCCGCTTCATCTCGACTATCGCTCGACGGTTGGACAGCTTGGGCGCACTGACACGGGGGCAACGGCAGACTGGAGGTAATGGAATCTTCGACACTAAGGATAATCTTGAATCCCAGTACGCGGAGTATGCCTTGTACGAACTCTTTAAGCAGATATTCCAAGGTCGATTCTATGAGGTTCCACTAGGGACTTTTGAGCAAATGACTGGACTCAGCCTGACTTCTCATGAAGGCGGGATGAAGATCGACCTCCCACCCTTGCGACAGTTCCTTAATCGACTGCTGGCTTTGACTATCAGGATGCAGAACGTGATTTTCGAGCGTTTTGAGTTGCTCTTGAGTCAACAAATTGAGACGGCGATCGCAAACGGTATCTTTGAAGCTGGAGTAGAAACGCTCCGTGCTGAAAGGTTTACTATCGAAAGCTGCGAATCTGTTTACACGCACCCAGATACCGGGAGTGTAACTAACTACCTGAAGGTCGAGCAAGTTCAACGAAATAACATCAGAACTGCTGTCGAGATGCTTGAGTTTGCTGCTAAGTACCAAGGACAACTCATGGTAAATCAGAAATCCAGTAACGCGGCTGTATCCATTCCTACGCACAGTATATTCGACTGTGATGGTGGTGTTGTGCCACGGGTTTTACTCGTCCGTCCACAGAAAGAAACTCGTGTACCAGTCGAACAATTGGAATCATCCACTTGGCAGCAGGTTTCGGCTGAGGAGTTTGTTACGGCGTGGTCGAGAGAAGTTGATGAATTACCCAGATTCACTACTGATTACTTGCATTTGGTTACAGGCATATTGCTACCCATTTGGAAAATTCTGCCACAGAAGAACAGCCGGGTGTTTCGCCTGCAAACAAGTGATGGACAGAAAATTCTGGGGCGGGTTGTTCATGCCTCAGACATCCAGACCGTTACTGAACAGCTTGGGCTGAAGAACAAGCTGCTTTCTCCAGCAGAACTTGTTTCATTGGTACTCAACGAAGGCTATTCTCAGCAGTTGCCCGGAGGAGTCACGCTGCGGCGGTCTTCCATTGCTGGGGAACCTCGCTTGGAATTGGTTGAGGCTCTTTCCCTAGCTGACAGACTTGTGGCTGTGGGTTGTTTCAGTGAAGTAATTCAGTGGCGCAAGCGGATATTCATTCCCACTGGCGACAAAGCTGCTGCTGTTCTGGCGGCGGTGATTGGGATTCTTGGGTAATGAAAGCAAAGCGATGTGGGTGAACTACCCGTCGCTTTGTTTTTTCTAAGATTCTGGTGTGCAGTTGCGACTTTTGATAATTCTTATTACTAGCTCAATTTTTCCGCATCCCTTCCACAGCTTTTCCACAGCTACCTCGGCTATTTTCCACAGACAGTCAACAAGGCTACAGGCTTTTGCCGTGTCGCTGGGGATTTTATCTTCTAGGCTTTAAGTCTTGTTAATTACTGAGTTTTTATTAAGTAACGTAACAGAAATGTATCTTCAACCCTGATGCTGCCGTAATACTTAATTCTTTTTGTACTTATGCTTGACATTTCGCAACATTGACAACCCTACCCCCTGGAGTTGCACAATAATTCGACTAGTCCTTCTTGTCGTTAAGACTTCTACAAATATCTGTATAAGAGTATTTAAACGTATTACAGATTGTTTAGTAGCTACTCAACGATATAGCAAAGGTTAAAGCTAGTTGTCAGGTTAATTCTCTTGTCTCCAGTCCGCATCCTATGAACGCAACAGTTAGCATTTTCACTCAAATCCCTGCCTCCTTGCACGATTGTATGCAGGATTACTTACAGCAACACCCAGATTGGGATGAGAAACGTTTACTGGCTGCGGCTGTCTCACTGTTTCTGCTGCAAAACGGTGATGGAGATCGCCATGTTGGGCAAGTTTATCTTGAGGCTATGTTCCATCGTTCTTGAATCAACATCAGTGGTGCTATATTCTCAAGCACCAATCTATCAGCATGAACAAACCGTACTTAATATCTATGCACTGTATCTGCTTCGCTCATCAACATAGCAATCTAAGTCTAGCTTTGCCAAATAATTAGCAAAGTCTCTAGCATCTTCCCAACTTGTTAATCGAGCATATATTACCGCATTTCCTCGGTCTTCATCGAAGCAGCACTCAGTTTTATACACTTTTCCTGATAAATATTCTTGAATTTTCTTAACGCTTGCGGGGCTGAATCTATACTTGTTTTCGCTAAATCCTTCAACGCAATCAGCAGTAACAACGAATTTATATTTCCCCCTAGATTTAATATAAATGTCAATCCAATTTTTGTTGTTTTGGTGAATTTTCTGGCGGTATTTAGCCATTTTCTGCAAATATTGAGTAGCGTGTTTTTTAGATTTTGCCTCTTTGAGGTTGCATCCAAAAATATTTGCACCTGCTTCGTTCATTTCCCGTTCTGTAGTTAACAGAATATATTTACTGGGGGATGTGTAATCCATCAATACTATCTCCAAAAATATAGAATCTAATTCGGAGCAGACAATTTCCAGTATAAAATATTTAAAATAGGCAACAAAACTTAGATACAAAGCAACACAACAAGGTTTTGAAATTAACGTTTATGTTTCCTAAGACTTGGAAGAATGTAAACAACACAAAAGCCTACAGCCAGATGAACCGTCACACATATTCGATGTATACGAGTTAACCCAAAAGTGTAACTTACCTCAAAAAATTGCTTCTAGCCCCAATGCAATGGTATTTGAACGACAGTCATGAGTAACCCTTTTTCCCATCCCGAAGATCCAGATTTGCATTTATCTATTCAGGAGAACCTAAAACAGCTTTCGGCTCAGTTGGGATCTCCCTTGGACGAATCATCAGTCATGGAAATATACCAGGATGCGTGCGATCTACTAAGCCACCTTTCCCCATCACCTCTTACTCTCGCCCGCGTTGCTGGAACATTACTGGTTTACCGAGTCAATGATACAGAACCAGAAGAATCTAAGTGGTTCAGCAGCCAGGTGAAACAATGCCTAGACGACGAAGAAGTTGAGGAGTTGATCGAATCTATCTCTCGCACTGATGCTTTGTAATCGCTGAGAAAACGGAGTCTCGCAATTCTTCTTTAAACTTTTAATTCAGTCCCAGGAGGAAAAGTACGATGAAAATTGCATTAACAAATTTACCGCCAGAACACGGAGAACGGATTGCTCGTTTGCTTGTAGAAGAGCATATTGTAGCCTGTGTTAACCTGTATCCAGTCCACAGTATATATTCTTGGAAAGGAGAAGTTTGTTCAGAGGCAGAAGTGACATTAATGATGAAGGTTTCAACTCAAGGAATAGAGCGTTTAAAACAACGTATTTGTGAACTTCATCCCTATGAGTTACCAGAGTTTGTTGTTATTGAGGTTGATAACAATGCTTCTCTGCGGGAGTATATTGACTTTGTTAAAGGAGAAACTCATCTGTATTAAGATAAATTAGTGTTATCAAGTTTCCTCACCAATCTCTTGATCACAATCTGCACTCGCGGGATCATCTTTCCAGCACTCCATAAGAAAGTCTAAGTCTGAGTTTTATGAAGTTTGAACGTTACTATTGCGGAGAAGCTGACTCTTGTGGCAATAGCGCAAGCACCCACATCCAAGCGCGGGATATCAGTCTTTACGAACTAGAGGAAACTTTTGGATTAGAGTTAGTTACCGATATTAATTTTTTCCCAGAATGGCGAGAAAATTTACCTTTACTAACAGATATTGAAAAATCATCTTTAGAAAGAGTAAAAAGCAATTATTCAAATTTAACTAAACGCCGCCCCATGTCTGAAGAAGTAGTGAAGATGGTTGTGTTGTCTCCATTACTTGATTTAGCTGGTTTTTATCAACCTAATTTCGAGATTGAAACAGAAACTTCTACTGAAATTTCTGCTGTAGATGAAAGCGTTATCGTTAAAGGTAGTATTGATGTTTTAGTTGTAAATAAAAGACTTTGGATACTTGTTATTGAATCTAAAAACACCAAATTTGATGTGATATCTGCACTACCTCAAGCACTGGCTTACATACTCGACACTCCCAATGCTGAACGACCAACTTTTGGTTTGCTTGTCAATGGTAGAGAGTTTGTTTTTGTCAAATTAGTTCAGGCACAAAATCCAAAATATACTCGTTCTGATGCTTTATCAATAGAAAAACCAAATGAAATTCAGCAAGTTTTAAGCGTACTAAAAAGATTTAGTGAATTAATTCTGTTGTAGTATTTTTAACTGAAAAAACAAGATACAAGCGTGTTTGAATATTGGGATTGACAATAGTTTTGGTCAACCGAAGAAAAGGATACTGGGGTAGAGAGATTCTAATCACCATCAAGTATTTTTCTGCTACAGTCAGAAGATTGAGTTTTTACCAAAGTTTATGTCAATTAATCTCCAACTTGAAACACCACGTTTGTTACTGCGTGAGTTTCAAAACAGTGACAAGGTAGCATTCGCCGCTTATCGCTCAGATCCAGGAACAGCAAAATATCAAAGTTGGGATACACCCTATTCAGAAGCACAAGCAGAAGCTTTTATAGAATCTTTGCAGCATTTAACCTCCAGTATTTTAGGTGAGTGGTATCAATTAGCCATTGAACTCAAATCAACAAGACAAATCATTGGTGACTGTGCTTTCTGTATCTTAGCTGAGGATGGAAAACAAGGAGAAATTGGCTTTACCTTAGCGCGTAAATACCAAGGTAACGGCTATGGCACGGAAGCTGTGATTTTTTTATTAAATTATTTATTTAACCATCTAAATTTACATCGAGTGCGCGCTAACTGCGACCCTGAAAATCTAGCATCCATTAAACTATTAGAACGAGTTGGTATGCGCCTTGAAGGTCGTTTTATTAAGAGTTTGTGGTTTAAAAATAATTGGGTAGATGAAATGTGGTTTGCTATTTTACAAGATGAATTTACAGCCGTTAATGTGTAGTGCAATTTGTATATTAATCTGCACATTAAACCTATTGTTGAAATTTATCAAGCTCCCTTACCTAACATTGCAGGTACGTCAATCTCTTTAATACAAGTAGCTTGTGATCAGGAAAGATACAGTCAAGAATGCGAAAAAGATCCCCTAGAGCGATCGCTTCACCATAGCTCAGATTCCCGGCTGCAAGATCCACCAACACTTCGGGTGTGCCAACGTTGTCAGGGTTAATTACGGTTACGATCAATTGGTTGCTGTGGGGTGCTTTACGGAGATTATCTACTGGCGTAAGCGCGTGTTTGTGCCAACGGGAGGGCCCACGGCGGCGGTGATTGGGATTTTTGGGTAATAAGAGCAAAGCGATGTGGTTAAAGCCCGTTGCTTTGTTTTTTCAAAATTCTGCTGAGTGCATCAAAGCTTGGGACTTTTGAAGCTAAATGCGCGTATGCTTCAATAATATATATGACTTGCGACCTCCCACAAGAAGACTATGCCAAAAAATTTGGCTTTGAAAGTAGACCAGTTTTTCAATGCAAACCCACACTGCATCATCGCTACCGTTCACGTTGACAGCTTTCCCGCCGACCTACCCCTAGAACCGAATATTCGGGAACCAAACAAGAAAAGTTCGACATACAGACAGATTTTTGACTCTCTGACTACCGAACCCGAAAAGTTCTTCGAGCGACATAGTGGGATTGTACTGTGTGCCAACAAAGTCAAGCCCAACAGTAAAAAGACACAACTAGAATTAGAGATACTTGAGGCTTCTGAGGGTGGTAGCGACGGTATCATTAATGGTGGGCATACGGTTTTAGCGTTTGAGCAAGCAAGAAATTATAAATATGACCTAACCGAAGCTAGAGTCAAAGTCACAATTCATATTGGATTAACTGAGGATGAGGCGAAAGACATTGCCCTAGCATCAAACACATCTGCCCCAGTAGATGCCCGTTCTAAAGTCAACGCCAGAGGTGACTATAAATTCCTCAAGCAGTTTTTAGCGCAATTGGAACGTGAGCAAAAGACAAAGTTCAGAATTGCATATTACCAAAACCAAAGCGGTGCGCCTAAAAGTCCACAGTGCAATGTCAACCATCTCATCAAATTAATGAACTGCTTGGATAGAAATAAGTACAACCCGGACTCTAAAAGCAGAACCAAGCACCCGCCTGTCAGCAATACGCCATCATTGAGTGAGGCGGAAAGACAACGCCTGTCGAAACTGTTACCGTTACTGTCCAAGGGGTTATGGATTGAGCAACGACTATTTCAGGTAATCGAGGGGCATATCACCAAGCCTAAAAGAAAGGGGGTAGTTGACCTCGCCTCAATCGACTCCCGCAAGAATACGCTGTTGCCCGATAGCAGATATTCGTTCGGCTTTTCTGCGCCGGCTGATATTGCTATGCCCATTGTTGCTGCCTATCGAGTGTTTTTGGATGAACAGTACAATTGGATAATACCTTTTGATGACTTTGCTGAAGATTTTCTGCAACATCTGTGGAATAACTATTACCGCAAGTATTTGGTGTCAGAAAAATTGGCAGGCAATACAGTTGGGAGTAAAATCTGCCGTAATCCAGTGATTTGGGATAATCTTTACGTTTCGGCGCAAAGTTATCTTAATCAGCAGTTGCTTAAGATGGTTGGATCAAGCACTAAGCGCGAAGAATTGAAGCTGGTGAATTGACGATAATTATTGCTCTATTTCCAAATTGATACCTATGCAGAAGCTAGAAAGCCTATACTGTAAGGTATCTGCAATTTTTATGATTGTGATTCGCTCCTTATTAAAACTGCTATGACTGATACACCCAGCAACCGACTAGACCGGATTGAGGCAATTTTAGATAGGGTAGCATCTCAACAACAACTAAATACTCAGGCGATCGCCCAACTGACAACAAAGCTGGACAACCTTAGCGATAACGTCAACGACCTAACCAGTAACGTCAACTCTGTATTGGCTAGGGATGCCATACTGAATGATGTGTTACTAGAACTGCGTGATAGTCACGAACAGCACCAACAGAATTTTGAAGAACACCAGCGAACTACTAATGCTGCCTTAAACCAGCTTGGGGCTATCTTGGTACAATTAACGAGAATAGACCCACAAAATTAAACCCTGTCCTAACAAGTCCTAAATTTCTCTGGTTTGCTTTTCTTTAGACAACTTGACTGTTGAATCAAATTTAAGTTAATCCAGCTTTCTTGAGCCGGGAGAGTAACCCTGAACGAGTGCTGTAGTCCTTCTGTATTTGTTGAATACTAGCTTTAAACTCCTCTAATGACCCTTGATATTCCGCCAAATCTCGTAAATCAATGAGATATGCAACGGCTTGCTCGTAGGGTTTAGATTGCTTCAGTTCTATTAATCTATATACCTCCAACCATACCTTATCTTCTTTTAAAGCCAGTGATTCTAACTTACGTACTTTCTCTTGTTGTGCTATTAGCAATTCCTGCTTAGTACGGTGTTCATTTTGCTCTTTAGCACCTTTTAATAATTCAGTTACAGAGCGTCTAGAAATATTATCATAACTAGAATTTTTTGCAGACTTAAATATTTCCCTTAATCTTTTTATCAGCTTCAGCTTAACATTAGGTTCATCCTTGACTATTTTGAGGAGAAATTCATTTTTTTCTGAAGATGATAAAGCTTGAATCCATTCTTCTATTGGTTCAACTTCAGATTTTTGAGAAACACTTAGCTCAGTTGCAGATGTTATAAGATCCTGATCGATATCAAAAAATTCTATAAAATTCTCTAGATAGACTGGGAGTTTTTTTAAATTTGCCGGAACAGGTGGTTCCAGCAAATCTTCTTCTTCCTCAGTGATGGACATGGAAGTAGCTTTTAACCAAGCAAGATATAAAGCTCTTAAATCTCCCTGCAAAATGTCGTCTCGAATCTGTAAAAACTTACTTAAGCAACCTTCACCTTCTATCCAAGTCCGATATTCTTCATCATCAATATTAATATCTAAAATTACATAGCTTGAGGTTGTAGATACTGTAATTTGCTCAGGTAAACAGTAAGGAGCGAAAACTGATGAGTCAATCACCGATTTTGGCAGCCGAAATACTAATTGTCTAGTCCCCCAATTTGCCATACATAACATAACGTCAAAGCACTTTTCTAAAAGCTCCTTGGGTTCACCTCTAAAGTCACCATAACTGTAAGTGAAAATTGCACTTCTTGATGTTAGCTGCACACGGCTAGAGAGACTACTAATATACGTTTGCTCTGATGTCGTTAATGGATGGTCTAATGCTTGAAATTCGTAATACTGATATTCGCTCATCGTCTCTATTAATTGTTTTTGTATTACCGCAAAATAAAGTTAAGTTCTAGCTAACTTTCTGCTCTGCAAACAGTGACAACTGCCCCGGAGAAACATTACCTCTGCCAAAACGGTGGTATGACAGGTGACAGCCACTACACAGACAAACTAAGTTTTCTAAGCGATTGTCAGACGGATCTCTATTCCAATGATGGACTTGCAATGTGTGGGCTTTACGCTCAGAAAAAGTTAAATTATCGGGTTTTTCCCCTGGACGTAAGCAGACTCTACCGCACTTAGCACAACGCCAGTCAGAAGCCGCTTTCAAAGCTGTGGCTAGTTGTTTCCAATTGTCTGGATATACACCCTGAACCATAACAGTGTTTTATAACTGATGAAGTAGGTTAATGGCTTAGTAATTACAAGAGCTTACCTCATTCATCAGGCCAATTCAAATACTCTTGCGTTGACTACGGTGATCGCATCTCATACTGTACCAAACCCCGTACTTGCTACAATCGAATCAATTGAAACTGCCAACTATTTTTTTTAGCAGGTATGTCAAGTTTTTGGTTCTGGGAACGGGATTCAGTTGAATACGAAATTTTCAATAAATATGAACGGGCATTAGTTACTCTTGGCGTAAACTTTTCTCTTGAGCAAGTTAGTGAAGCCCTAGAAGGTTGCACTTGTGGGCTAGAAGATGCGTTTAGAAGCACAATCGACTATGCTTTGTGGTTACAAAAGAATGAAAAACAAGTTTACCCAAACGCAATTTTGATTCGTGCTTTACAGGAACAATGGAAGCCGATGGCATGGTCTGATGACTACCTCGAACTACCAAGCTTAGAATCACCTGGACAAAGGTGGTGGAATGCCGCAGCTAAATTATGGGGGTACGATTTACGTAATCAACTTGTTGCAGATGTGTTTTATGATGACGGCACAGAATTTATCAAATTCACCAACGGCAAAGAAATTACTTTAGAGACTGCATGGCGTTGGGAATGGGAACGAGTGCTGGAATATGCGACTAATTAATAACTGAGGTTGCTAATGGAACAGCGCGTAGTTTAATGAGTCGAGTCAGATAGTAAGCTTAAGGGATTCCCCGGCTATGACTCTCAACCGTATTTTGTGGAATTACCTAATAGCCCCAACAGTAATCACTATTGCTGTTTGCGGTTGCACTACACAGACTCCCAACACTCAGGATTTAATTGCTCAGTCGCCAAAAGATAGCCAATTAGTCCGTACTTTATCAGCACGGTCTGATTCAGGTTATTCGGTTGCGTATTCTCCAAGCTCTGTGGGAACAATTCTTGCTAGTGCTGGTGCTAAAAGCATTAAGCTTTGGAATCCTAACACGGGTAAACTATTGCGTACTTTATCAGGACAAGCTTTTACTGTCAGCTTTAGCCCAGATGGTCAGATTCTCGCTAGTGGTTCTCAGGACGGCAGCCTGAATTTGTGGGATGTTCAAACAGGGAAACTCATCCGTACACTCCAACACTCAGAACCAGTGCTTGGTGTAGTTTTTAGTCCAGATGGACAAACTTTGGTTAGTAATCTTGATCTCGGATCTATCATCAGGCTGTGGAATTGGCGTACTGGAGAAATCATCCGCATAAAGGATGACCCTGACGCTTATCAAAAAGGATTTGAGAACTTCAAAACTCAACCAGCCACTTTTAGCCTGGATGGTCAAACATTATTTGCTACAAGTGGTTCTGGTTCTATGCTCCAGTCGTGGAATCTGAAAACTAGTAAACGAACAGGCAGTTTCGATGCGAAATCATCAATTAATGCTGTCGCTATCAGCCCAGATGGAAACACCCTAGCTACTGGCATTCGGGATAATGCAATTAAACTGTGGAATATTAATGATGGTAAACTTATTCACACTTTAACTGGTCATCAAGGTCAAGTCAGAACTGTTGCCTTTAGCCCAGATGGAACATTACTGGCTAGTGGTAGCTCTGATGGCACTGTCAAATTGTGGAATGCTACTACTGGTAAAGAAATCAACACTTTTACAGCACACAAAGAACAAGTTTGGTCTGTGGCTTTCAATCCTGATGGCAAAACACTTGCTAGTACTGGACAAGATGGCAGTGTTAAGATTTGGGGTGTATCCCCACAATAAATCTACGAGCTTATGTAACCTTGTTCACCACCCACCGGATACCGCCACATCATCTCCTGCAATCCCATAGCTTCCCCATCCGGCGTGTATTGAGCCGTTTGTTGAGGTGAAGGCCAATTAAGGGATACAGCCGTTCAAAAGCTAAAATTTGCTAGAATTTACATTTGAAAGTATAAAAAAGGGGTTATGACCACAGCAGTCAGAAAATTTACCCTTGATGAGTACCTGTCCTATGATGATGGCACAGATACTAAGTACGAACTTGTGGATGGAGAATTGGTTGAAATGCCACCAGAAAGCGATAGGAATAATTTAATTTCTCTTTATCTCCTATCGCAGTTTCTCAAGTTTATCCCCATTCAACTCATCCGCCATAAAGATACAGAACTGGTAGTCATTGGCAATCGAACTCGTGTGCGGCTCCCTGATTTGATGATATTGACACAAGAATTATTTGAGGCGATCGCGGGGAGACGAGCAACTATCACTCCAGATATGCCTTCCCCCGCAATGGTAGTTGAGGTTGTCTCGCCAGGAAAGGTAAATGAAGATAGAGACTACCGTTATAAGCGTTCTGAATATGCTGCTAGGGGGATTCCTGAATACTGGATTGTTGACCCTGAAAAATCTCGAATTACTTTATTGACTTTGGTTGATGGACTATATGAAGAGTCAGTGTTTCAGGAGACGGACATGATTAGGTCTACAACATTTCCAATGCTGGATTTAACGGCATCACAGGTATTGGCTGCTGGGCTAGTTCTTTAGCCTGTCACATTTCTATGCACGAGGGATTATCAACAGAGTGGCTTTTTTCAATCTATGAATTAACCAAAAAGAGTAACTTACCTCAACAAATTTCTTAGAGTCTCAATCCAATGACATTTTAACGACAATTATGAGTTCCCCTATTTCCCATGCTGAAGATCCAGACTTCCATTCATCTATTCAGGAAAACCTAAAACAGCTTTCGGCTCAGTTGGGATCTCCCTTGGACGAATCATCAGTCATGGAAATATACCAGGATGCGTGTGATCTACTAAGCCACCTTTCCCCTTCACCTCTTACTCTTGCCCGTGTTGCCGGAACATTACTGGTTTACCAGGTCAATGACACAGAACTGGAAGAATCTAAGTGGTTCAGCAACCAGGTGAAACAATGTCTGGACGAAGAAGAAGTTGAGGAGTTGATTGAATCTATGTCTCGCACTGATGCTTTATGAACTTCAAGTAAATAACTCAGACCGAAAATTTTGGCTGAATAACCGCAAAAAAGTTAACAATTATTGTTGGTTCCAAAAAATTAATATCGCTGGCTGTGCGGACTACAAATGACCAGCAAAGCACAACAGACTATGGCAAAGGCTCTTACAACCCCATCAATAAAAGCTCAAAGCTTTTACTAGTGTCAATTGATGCTAAATTCTGTATGCTTCATTAATATGCACTGCACTCCTCACACAAGAAGACTATGCCAAAAAATTGGGCTTTGAAAATAGACCAGTTTTTTAATGCAAACCCCCACTGCATCATCGCTACCGCCCATGTAGACACATTTCCCGCCGACCTACCCTTAGAACCAAATATCCGAGAACCGAACAAGAAAAGTGCAACATACAGACAAATATTTGACTCGGTGACGACTCAACCAGAAAAATTCTTTGAGCGTCATAGTGGAATTGTACTGTGTGCCAACAAGGTTAAACCCAATAAAAATCTAGCGTGGCAAAACTTACTAGAGAAGACGACTCTCTAGATTAGCCAAGTAAGCCTTGGGGTCTCTGCGAAATCGATACTGTTCAATTCTGGCTTTGTGGTGTTTTTGCAATTGAGAGCGTAATTCGAGCCAAGTATGAATATCAACTTGTGCTAAATCAGATGCGGTAAAAGAATGAAGCTTAGTAGCTATCGCACAGGCAAGTTTGACAGAACCACGAATAACGAGAGATGAGGGGGCAACCTTACGACCGGTACAACGACGTTGATGATAACGTAGCATACCAAAAGCGTGTTCTAAGTCATTATTAGTTCTAGGAAAATCTTCAATTTCATAACAATGAAAAAGTCCAGACCAGTAGCTGTGGGTGGTTTTTATAAAGTTATCGATTGCAGTGTTCAGGGTACCAGCTTTCTGCTTTTGTTGAGACATTTCTGTCAACAGTTGCTGATAACTTTGTTTGACCCCAGCAGCATCAAGACCTATTTTATTGTTGAGAATATTACTAGCTTTATCAACCCACTGATATGCAACCCTCACAGGTGAAAATAAAGATGCAGTAGCAGATAATCCCTTAGCTAGAAGGTGTTTTAGGTTAACTAAAGGTGGTGGTAAAGCACTTCTTTTTTCCATCCTTTCTAAGCTTTGTTCTATCAAAGTCAAATTTTCTTGTAACTTTAATCCAGATGCCTCTAACGGTGGATGTCCATCATTGGTTATAGAACTACGGACTGCCGAGCAATAATCTTCAATAATAGTCACCAAATCCTTATCTTCATTGGTAACACTACGTTCAATTTCTCGTAATCCTCTAACTTTTTTTTTTCAATTCCTTTTTTGCATTTCTATCCGCCTCATATATGGGTTTAATTGCTTCTTTCAGGTAATGGTAATGACATAAACCATGAGCAATTTTAGGTAATGCTAACCCAACAGCTTTACGAATTGATTGTTGTCCATCACTAACAACTCCATCAATTGGTACATCCAGTGTATTAGCCACTTCTAATAATAACGCTACTAAATCTTCATTCCTTGATGATAATAAAGTTTTAGCAAGTAAAATTTCTCCTGATAGACAATCTCGAATTACCCATAATACCTCATGTCCAATTTCTGGCTGCATCCCATCAATGGCTAATATCACCCGTCCTTGATTAGCCACTATTGCTTTTAATCTTTTATGGTCTTTTAGCCATAAAGAAAGTAACTCGTCATATCTGTCAATTAAGTGTGTGACCGTTCGTTGACTTATACATATACCCTTTAATTCAAGGTGAGTATGTATTTGAGGAACACTTCTATGTTCCTGGTAGCGTAATGCTCCTATATAAGCAATCACATCCAAACCAAATTCGTTCTGTGGTAGAGCGAGTGACCCTTCTTGCTCTGGTCGATATGCTTTTTTATACCGCATACATGACTTATTTTGACATCGCCGAATTTTTAGCTGTAGTTCTACTACCCCATTTAGCGTTCTTATATGTCGAG
This region includes:
- a CDS encoding Uma2 family endonuclease — protein: MTTAVRKFTLDEYLSYDDGTDTKYELVDGELVEMPPESDRNNLISLYLLSQFLKFIPIQLIRHKDTELVVIGNRTRVRLPDLMILTQELFEAIAGRRATITPDMPSPAMVVEVVSPGKVNEDRDYRYKRSEYAARGIPEYWIVDPEKSRITLLTLVDGLYEESVFQETDMIRSTTFPMLDLTASQVLAAGLVL
- a CDS encoding AIPR family protein; amino-acid sequence: MPKNLALKVDQFFNANPHCIIATVHVDSFPADLPLEPNIREPNKKSSTYRQIFDSLTTEPEKFFERHSGIVLCANKVKPNSKKTQLELEILEASEGGSDGIINGGHTVLAFEQARNYKYDLTEARVKVTIHIGLTEDEAKDIALASNTSAPVDARSKVNARGDYKFLKQFLAQLEREQKTKFRIAYYQNQSGAPKSPQCNVNHLIKLMNCLDRNKYNPDSKSRTKHPPVSNTPSLSEAERQRLSKLLPLLSKGLWIEQRLFQVIEGHITKPKRKGVVDLASIDSRKNTLLPDSRYSFGFSAPADIAMPIVAAYRVFLDEQYNWIIPFDDFAEDFLQHLWNNYYRKYLVSEKLAGNTVGSKICRNPVIWDNLYVSAQSYLNQQLLKMVGSSTKREELKLVN
- the cutA gene encoding divalent-cation tolerance protein CutA, with product MKIALTNLPPEHGERIARLLVEEHIVACVNLYPVHSIYSWKGEVCSEAEVTLMMKVSTQGIERLKQRICELHPYELPEFVVIEVDNNASLREYIDFVKGETHLY
- a CDS encoding HNH endonuclease, with the protein product MVQGVYPDNWKQLATALKAASDWRCAKCGRVCLRPGEKPDNLTFSERKAHTLQVHHWNRDPSDNRLENLVCLCSGCHLSYHRFGRGNVSPGQLSLFAEQKVS
- a CDS encoding GNAT family N-acetyltransferase — encoded protein: MSINLQLETPRLLLREFQNSDKVAFAAYRSDPGTAKYQSWDTPYSEAQAEAFIESLQHLTSSILGEWYQLAIELKSTRQIIGDCAFCILAEDGKQGEIGFTLARKYQGNGYGTEAVIFLLNYLFNHLNLHRVRANCDPENLASIKLLERVGMRLEGRFIKSLWFKNNWVDEMWFAILQDEFTAVNV
- a CDS encoding WD40 repeat domain-containing protein, encoding MTLNRILWNYLIAPTVITIAVCGCTTQTPNTQDLIAQSPKDSQLVRTLSARSDSGYSVAYSPSSVGTILASAGAKSIKLWNPNTGKLLRTLSGQAFTVSFSPDGQILASGSQDGSLNLWDVQTGKLIRTLQHSEPVLGVVFSPDGQTLVSNLDLGSIIRLWNWRTGEIIRIKDDPDAYQKGFENFKTQPATFSLDGQTLFATSGSGSMLQSWNLKTSKRTGSFDAKSSINAVAISPDGNTLATGIRDNAIKLWNINDGKLIHTLTGHQGQVRTVAFSPDGTLLASGSSDGTVKLWNATTGKEINTFTAHKEQVWSVAFNPDGKTLASTGQDGSVKIWGVSPQ
- a CDS encoding DUF2811 domain-containing protein, translated to MNATVSIFTQIPASLHDCMQDYLQQHPDWDEKRLLAAAVSLFLLQNGDGDRHVGQVYLEAMFHRS
- a CDS encoding type I restriction endonuclease, with product MKFERYYCGEADSCGNSASTHIQARDISLYELEETFGLELVTDINFFPEWRENLPLLTDIEKSSLERVKSNYSNLTKRRPMSEEVVKMVVLSPLLDLAGFYQPNFEIETETSTEISAVDESVIVKGSIDVLVVNKRLWILVIESKNTKFDVISALPQALAYILDTPNAERPTFGLLVNGREFVFVKLVQAQNPKYTRSDALSIEKPNEIQQVLSVLKRFSELILL